DNA sequence from the Brachybacterium sp. P6-10-X1 genome:
GCTCTGGGCTCCAACCGTGCACTGACCGGCATCATCGCCGCGTCACTGTGCATGCTCGTCGCCATGACGCTGCTGGCGAGCATGCTTCCCTACGTCTACAACGAGGTCTTCGACCGCGGCCGGCTGCTGTCGCTGGCGAACATCGTCGGGCTCCTCCCGGTCCTGGCGTTCCTCCCCTTCGCCACCGCCCTGGCCAGGAGATTCGGCAAGCGCGAGATCGGCGTGCTCGGCATGATGCTGGCAACTCTCGCCGGGCTCGCGCTGCTCGCCCTGCGCACCGACAGCCCGTACGCCTTCACGGTCGGGTACGCCGTGCTCATGCTGGGCTACGCGGCGATGGAGTCGCTGATCTGGGCGGTGATCAGCGACGTGATCGACATGCAGGAGATCCGCACCGGCGAGCGCAACGATGCCACGATCTATGCCCTGCATTCCTGGTCGCGCAAGATCGGGCAGGCCGTGGCCGGTGGGCTGTCCGGCTGGTCGCTGGGGTGGATCGGCTA
Encoded proteins:
- a CDS encoding MFS transporter; protein product: MALSSRDWSPVRGGPPGRACRAPRPGRRSAPEPRDARSDGPGGGPTPGSERMGPRTLLLALGSNRALTGIIAASLCMLVAMTLLASMLPYVYNEVFDRGRLLSLANIVGLLPVLAFLPFATALARRFGKREIGVLGMMLATLAGLALLALRTDSPYAFTVGYAVLMLGYAAMESLIWAVISDVIDMQEIRTGERNDATIYALHSWSRKIGQAVAGGLSGWSLGWIGYEAAAGQGAAQSHEVLAGIYTLATAIPAVLLGTAGVILALWYPLSKARVQANVDLLEERRAAVRRGATP